One Nocardioides dongkuii genomic window, CCCGTTCCACGCGCGCCTGGACCTGCCGCGCACCCGTGCCGAGGTGCCGCACGTCGTGCGCGCGCTCCTCGAGCCGGCGCTGCGGCACGCCGTCCACGCCGTGGTGGTCGTGGTGTACGCCGAGGGGTCGCGCGTGCCCGGCGCCGACCGGGTGGCCCGCACCCTGCGCCGGCGGTTCCTCGCCTCGGGGGTGCAGGTGGTCCAGGTGCTGCGCGCCGACGCCCGGTGCTGGCGCGTGCTGCTGCCCGACGGCGACACCGGGCCGGCGGTGCCCTACGACGTCTCCTCGCACCCGTTCACGGCCCAGGCGGTCCTCGAGGGGCGCGCCCTGCTCGGCTCGCGGGCCGAGCTCGAGGCACTGCTGGACCCCGATCCCGCCGAGGTCGCCGCCGTGGCCGGGCTGCTGCCCCGCAGCGTCCCGGCCGGCCCGGCGGACGCCGAGGGCGCCGTCGCCCGGCACCTGGCGTCCGGGCGGCTCCCCGACGACGTCCTCGCGTCGGTGCTGCTCGG contains:
- a CDS encoding DUF4192 domain-containing protein, which produces MTTSATRLTARTPEDLLAAVPLVLGFRPHDSVVLMTFGGPDPFHARLDLPRTRAEVPHVVRALLEPALRHAVHAVVVVVYAEGSRVPGADRVARTLRRRFLASGVQVVQVLRADARCWRVLLPDGDTGPAVPYDVSSHPFTAQAVLEGRALLGSRAELEALLDPDPAEVAAVAGLLPRSVPAGPADAEGAVARHLASGRLPDDVLASVLLGLDDPDVRTAACAALRRADAEVHVRLWTDAVRRAPAEVRAGAAAVLALAAWVSGHGALAWCAVDRCRALEPGNTLARLVAVALEQAVPPTTFESRGA